GTGTCAGTCCCTGTTTCCCGCCGCTATTGACACTCCCTTGGGTCAACCAGCATGTTGCCTTAGTTACAATTCACTTCACTATTCGGAGTCGCGCAAAAGGCGAAGGCCGTTGAAGATTACCAGAAGTGAGGCCCCCATGTCGGCCACGATGGCTAGCCAGAGCGTTGCCCATCCTGCAAGGGTCAAAACAAAAACGGCTGCCTTGAGGCCCAATGAAAGTGCCACATTCTGCTTCACAATGCTCAAGACTTTCTTCGAATGCCGGAACAGCCACGGCAGCTTGCTCAAATCATCGGACATCAGGGTGATGTCTGCCGTCTCAATGGCAGCGTCGCTGCCTGCCGCTCCCATGGCGATACCGAGTGCGGATGCCGCCATTGCCGGTGCATCGTTTACACCGTCGCCCACCATTGCGGCAGACCCGAAACGCGTCGTCAACTCGCGCATCCGTGTCACCTTATCCTCGGGCAAAAGTTCGGCGTGGTATTCGTCAACGCCCACAGATTCGGCCAAGGCCTTGGCTGTGCCTTCATTGTCTCCCGTGAGCATGGCAACGTGCCGAACACCAGCATGCTTCAGAGACTCGATGGCGTCCCGCGCATGCGGTTTTGGCGAGTCGGCCACGCTAATCAGCCCGCAAACGTGATCGCCCGCACCGAGCATCACGACGGTGTGGCCGTCATCCTCCATCCTCTCGGCTTGAAGCGTAGCCTCCGGATCGTCGTGCCCCATTTCCAGCAAGAGACGATGGCTGCCGATCCAGTAGCGACGGCCATTGACCATGGCCTCAGCCCCCTTTCCCGGAATGGCTTGGTAGGTTTGGGCCTCTTGGATTGTGACTCCCGCGTTGCGGGCGTGGCGGACAATGGCCTGTGCAATGGGATGTTGACTTAGACTCTCTATTGAGGCCGCAATCGCCAGGACTTGAATGTCGCTATGCTTGTTCAGAGGTGCAATCTGCTGCACTTCAGGCCGGCCTTGCGTGAGCGTTCCTGTCTTATCCAACGCGACTGCGTTTACCCGTGCGGGCGCTTCCAGATAGGCTCCACCTTTGATGAGTACGCCTTCACGTGCGGCGGCCGTGAGCCCCGCGACGATAGTAACTGGAGTCGATATGACCAAGGCGCAGGGACAGGCAATTAAAAGCATCACCAAAGCGTTATAGATGGATTGCCGAACGGGAACCTCGAAGAAGACCGTCGGCAATGACGCGACGAGAAGAGCCGCGAGCAGCATGGCGGGCGTGTAGTATCGGGCAAACTGCTCCACCCATCTCTCAACGGGTGCGCGGCGCGCTTGGGCTTCTTCGACCATTCGGATGATGCGCGCAAGACTGGTGTCCTCTGCGCGCTTGGTTGTCTGAATCTCAATGGCTCCTTCGTTGTTGATGGAACCTGCAAACACGTCGTCGCCGGGCGCTTTGTATAACGGTGAGGACTCGCCGGTTATAGGGGCTTGATTGACCGATG
This region of Candidatus Hydrogenedentota bacterium genomic DNA includes:
- the cadA gene encoding cadmium-translocating P-type ATPase, which translates into the protein MSKLVFKIAGMDCSEEVAALKRELRPLVDSEESLSFDLINGRLTVECDGVRCSSEAVRQAVRLTGMKAVPWEDHVSENRHAPRGWRESSRETLCAISGVCAIAGLTCHLLVQEWQVWLPLTLGLLLISTIAGVWFVLPKAWYAARTLRPDMNLLMTIAVLGAVALGDWFEAAIVSFLFSLALLLESWSVGRARRAIRVLMDLSPQRARVRQQGIEIDQSLEMPVGDVPLESIVLVSPGERIPLDGVVVKGETSVNQAPITGESSPLYKAPGDDVFAGSINNEGAIEIQTTKRAEDTSLARIIRMVEEAQARRAPVERWVEQFARYYTPAMLLAALLVASLPTVFFEVPVRQSIYNALVMLLIACPCALVISTPVTIVAGLTAAAREGVLIKGGAYLEAPARVNAVALDKTGTLTQGRPEVQQIAPLNKHSDIQVLAIAASIESLSQHPIAQAIVRHARNAGVTIQEAQTYQAIPGKGAEAMVNGRRYWIGSHRLLLEMGHDDPEATLQAERMEDDGHTVVMLGAGDHVCGLISVADSPKPHARDAIESLKHAGVRHVAMLTGDNEGTAKALAESVGVDEYHAELLPEDKVTRMRELTTRFGSAAMVGDGVNDAPAMAASALGIAMGAAGSDAAIETADITLMSDDLSKLPWLFRHSKKVLSIVKQNVALSLGLKAAVFVLTLAGWATLWLAIVADMGASLLVIFNGLRLLRDSE